A DNA window from Candidatus Syntrophoarchaeum caldarius contains the following coding sequences:
- a CDS encoding FAD synthase: protein MVKVLATGTFDILHPGHLLYLSEAKKLGDELYVIVARDVNVLHKPKPILPEEQRLEMVRSLRIVDHAVLGDREDKWKPVREIKPDIIAIGYDQHFDIKELEMELFREGLDLKVVRIEQSNSCPLCSSRAIINRILRLKGGEK from the coding sequence ATGGTGAAGGTGCTTGCAACAGGGACGTTTGACATTCTCCATCCAGGACATCTTCTCTACCTCAGTGAGGCAAAAAAACTTGGTGATGAGCTTTATGTGATCGTTGCAAGGGATGTTAACGTCCTGCACAAGCCAAAACCGATACTTCCCGAAGAGCAGCGGCTTGAGATGGTCAGATCATTGAGGATTGTTGATCATGCGGTACTCGGCGATCGTGAGGATAAATGGAAGCCTGTCAGAGAGATCAAACCAGATATAATCGCCATCGGATACGATCAGCACTTTGATATTAAGGAGCTTGAGATGGAACTTTTTAGAGAGGGGCTTGATCTGAAGGTTGTAAGGATTGAACAGTCGAATTCTTGCCCCCTATGCAGCAGCAGAGCCATCATCAATCGGATTTTGAGGCTTAAAGGGGGAGAAAAATGA
- a CDS encoding molecular chaperone DnaJ, translated as MFQDGYYYKLYKGGSVTKRDYYEVLGISRDATPDEVKRAYRRLAKQHHPDVNKDDPEAEEKFKELAEAYEVLSDPQKRARYDQFGHESVRFGRGGFDWSDFTHTRDFEDLFGDFFGQVFGGFRQAGRRRAAPKKGANLRYDLEITLEEAASGVEREIRFERLEICGNCNGSGAKSPSDIVACPKCGGTGELRKVSSMGGFGSFVSISTCGTCGGKGKVVKTRCPTCGGRGKVHIERTLTVRVPPGVDTGTQLRISGEGELGEGGSGDLYVAVHVAPHDLFERSGNDIFFEAPVSFVQATLGAEIEVPTLDGFETLVIPPGTQHGTTFRLRGKGMPDMRSRQRGDEIVQIRIVIPQKITSRQREILQEFEAEGKKNTRRGVIGKVIDEVKEII; from the coding sequence GTGTTTCAAGATGGATATTATTACAAGTTATACAAGGGTGGATCTGTGACAAAACGAGATTACTACGAGGTTCTCGGAATTTCAAGGGATGCAACTCCTGATGAAGTAAAACGGGCCTACAGAAGACTCGCAAAGCAGCACCATCCAGATGTGAACAAAGATGATCCAGAGGCAGAGGAGAAATTTAAGGAACTTGCAGAGGCCTACGAGGTTTTATCTGATCCACAAAAACGGGCGCGATATGATCAGTTTGGACATGAAAGCGTTCGCTTTGGTAGGGGAGGGTTTGACTGGTCGGATTTTACCCATACAAGGGATTTTGAGGATCTGTTTGGGGATTTCTTCGGGCAGGTATTTGGTGGATTTAGACAGGCCGGTAGGCGGCGCGCTGCACCAAAAAAAGGCGCCAATCTGCGATATGACCTTGAGATAACACTTGAAGAGGCGGCTTCTGGTGTTGAGCGTGAGATAAGATTTGAAAGGCTGGAGATCTGTGGTAACTGTAACGGCTCTGGCGCAAAAAGTCCATCTGATATTGTAGCATGTCCAAAGTGTGGCGGGACAGGTGAACTCAGGAAAGTTTCAAGTATGGGTGGATTCGGTAGTTTTGTCTCGATCTCAACATGTGGCACATGTGGCGGTAAGGGTAAGGTTGTGAAGACGCGCTGTCCAACCTGCGGTGGCAGGGGAAAGGTGCATATTGAGCGAACACTCACTGTCAGGGTGCCACCTGGGGTTGATACCGGCACTCAGTTACGAATCAGTGGGGAGGGCGAGCTGGGCGAAGGTGGATCTGGCGATCTTTATGTTGCAGTTCATGTCGCTCCCCATGATCTATTCGAACGATCTGGTAATGATATATTCTTTGAAGCACCGGTGAGCTTTGTTCAGGCAACGCTGGGCGCCGAGATTGAAGTTCCGACACTCGATGGTTTTGAGACGTTGGTTATACCTCCCGGTACACAGCATGGTACTACCTTCAGATTGCGTGGAAAGGGTATGCCCGACATGCGATCCAGGCAGCGAGGAGATGAAATTGTCCAGATTCGAATTGTAATACCGCAGAAAATAACCTCAAGACAGCGGGAAATTCTGCAGGAGTTTGAAGCAGAAGGAAAGAAAAATACAAGACGAGGAGTCATCGGCAAGGTGATCGATGAGGTAAAGGAGATCATCTGA
- a CDS encoding phosphoglycerate mutase produces MKYLILLGDGMGDYPLDELGKKTILQAADTPNMDYLAKNGLSGLFRSIPDEMPAGSDIAILSVLGYDPEVYYTGRGPLEAANMGIDLKAGDVAFRCNLVTVEGDKLTDYSAGHIGNDDAKVLIDALQEEFADISCKFFAGVGYRHILVLNGDFEGTGCNPPHDIIGASIMDELPENPVIRDLILRSRQILEDHPVNRKRHDQGLGVANMIWLWGEGSKPKMPSFFERFKVKGSVISAVDIIKGIGRCIGFGVIDVPGVTGYLDTNYRGKAEYAIRALEADECDLVFVHVEAPDEAGHMGSIKDKMDAVEAFDREVVGRILEWVKTTREVRILLMPDHLTPITLRTHTRDPVPFCIYQKNPGTKKSDEVTSFDEYSVKNGFFGLVEGDRLIRSFIEL; encoded by the coding sequence ATGAAGTACCTGATCCTGCTGGGTGATGGGATGGGGGATTACCCGCTTGATGAACTTGGAAAAAAGACGATATTACAGGCAGCAGATACGCCGAATATGGATTATCTCGCAAAAAATGGTCTGTCAGGTCTTTTCAGATCGATACCAGATGAGATGCCTGCGGGAAGTGATATCGCAATTCTTTCAGTGCTTGGTTATGATCCAGAGGTCTATTACACTGGCAGGGGACCGCTCGAGGCGGCAAACATGGGGATCGATCTAAAAGCTGGAGATGTTGCCTTCAGGTGCAACCTCGTAACAGTAGAAGGGGATAAGCTTACCGATTACTCGGCAGGGCATATCGGGAATGATGATGCAAAGGTGCTGATAGACGCTTTGCAGGAGGAATTCGCAGATATCTCCTGTAAATTCTTTGCAGGTGTTGGTTACAGGCATATTCTTGTTTTGAACGGTGATTTTGAGGGAACGGGCTGTAATCCACCGCATGATATTATCGGCGCCAGTATCATGGATGAACTTCCTGAAAATCCTGTTATACGCGATCTGATCCTGCGATCAAGGCAAATACTTGAGGATCATCCAGTGAACAGAAAACGACATGATCAGGGGCTTGGGGTTGCTAATATGATCTGGCTCTGGGGAGAAGGGAGTAAACCAAAAATGCCCTCTTTCTTCGAGAGATTTAAAGTGAAAGGGTCTGTGATCTCAGCCGTTGATATAATAAAGGGAATTGGACGATGTATCGGGTTTGGTGTGATCGACGTACCCGGTGTGACAGGTTACCTTGATACAAATTACCGCGGGAAAGCCGAATATGCGATCAGGGCACTCGAGGCCGATGAATGCGATCTTGTATTCGTCCATGTAGAGGCACCCGATGAGGCAGGCCACATGGGAAGTATCAAAGATAAGATGGATGCCGTCGAGGCGTTTGATCGTGAGGTTGTGGGCAGGATACTTGAATGGGTGAAGACCACCAGAGAGGTTCGTATTCTTCTCATGCCTGACCATCTAACTCCAATTACCTTGCGAACACACACACGAGACCCTGTTCCATTTTGCATATATCAAAAAAATCCTGGTACCAAAAAAAGCGATGAGGTTACTTCTTTTGATGAATATTCGGTCAAAAATGGTTTCTTTGGATTGGTCGAAGGAGATCGATTGATACGAAGTTTCATCGAGTTATAG
- a CDS encoding translation initiation factor IF-2 subunit gamma, whose product MVGHVDHGKTTLVSTLSGVWTDRHSEEVKRGISIRLGYADATFRKCPNCPEPSCYTVNTKCAICGAKTKELRSVSFVDSPGHETLMATMLSGAAIMNGAILVIAASEPCPRPQTKEHLMALDVIGVKNIVIIQNKIDLVTRDEAIEHYDQIKAFVKGTVAENAPIIPVSAQHNANLDVLIQTIEETIPTPEPASEDENAHMFIARSFDVNKPGTPYSKIQGGILGGTLSRGTLEPKDEIEIRPGIAVEREGKKEWVPLKSVVTKIQASGKTIKKATPGGLIAVGTKLDPFLAKGDALVGQVAGTPGTLPPTWDSFTMGVRLLEHVVGSDDEEAVGPLRTNEPLMLSIGTMTTVGLVTSAREKEAEVTLKRPVCADVGSPIAISRRIGTRWRLIGAGVILK is encoded by the coding sequence GTGGTTGGGCACGTCGATCATGGGAAGACAACACTTGTGAGCACGTTATCAGGTGTCTGGACAGATCGACATAGCGAAGAGGTAAAACGTGGCATATCTATCAGGTTGGGTTATGCAGATGCCACTTTCAGAAAATGCCCCAACTGTCCTGAACCATCCTGTTACACGGTAAATACAAAGTGCGCTATCTGCGGCGCAAAGACGAAGGAGTTGAGATCGGTCTCTTTTGTTGACTCACCAGGTCATGAGACGTTGATGGCAACGATGCTCTCAGGTGCTGCGATCATGAACGGAGCGATCCTTGTCATAGCAGCAAGTGAGCCATGTCCGCGCCCTCAAACAAAGGAACATCTGATGGCGCTTGATGTTATAGGGGTTAAAAATATCGTCATCATCCAGAATAAGATCGATCTTGTAACGCGTGACGAGGCGATAGAGCACTATGACCAGATAAAAGCTTTTGTAAAAGGAACAGTCGCCGAAAATGCTCCGATTATTCCTGTCTCTGCTCAGCACAACGCAAACCTTGATGTTCTCATCCAGACCATTGAGGAGACTATCCCCACACCCGAACCTGCAAGCGAAGATGAAAATGCACACATGTTCATCGCCCGTTCTTTCGACGTTAACAAGCCTGGCACACCCTATTCAAAGATCCAGGGAGGGATTCTTGGTGGAACGCTCTCCAGAGGCACACTTGAACCAAAAGATGAGATAGAGATAAGGCCAGGTATAGCTGTGGAGCGAGAGGGGAAGAAGGAATGGGTACCGCTCAAAAGCGTTGTTACAAAGATTCAGGCAAGTGGAAAGACGATCAAGAAAGCGACGCCAGGTGGGCTGATCGCAGTTGGTACAAAACTCGATCCATTTCTTGCAAAGGGTGATGCACTCGTTGGACAGGTTGCAGGGACACCAGGAACACTTCCTCCCACATGGGATAGCTTCACAATGGGGGTGCGTCTTCTTGAGCATGTTGTGGGATCTGACGATGAAGAGGCAGTCGGTCCGCTTCGCACCAATGAACCGCTGATGCTCAGTATCGGAACAATGACAACGGTCGGGCTTGTTACAAGTGCACGGGAAAAAGAGGCAGAGGTCACCCTCAAGCGACCTGTGTGCGCAGATGTCGGTTCTCCCATCGCGATAAGTCGAAGGATTGGGACACGATGGCGTTTGATCGGGGCGGGAGTCATACTGAAGTGA
- a CDS encoding secreted protein containing APHP domain protein: protein MKFIFIISLAILILTATQPVLAGTNANIVISDITPTNLAPGETREITLTVKNDGSRDARHITLNFQSSEYISVIGTSTIYINSINAWCDTSIKIMVRVEDGIDPGAYSIPITASFDEYYYTATTGYVTSAMTPTTLTIVFDVEGEILLDVADISTSPLELREDSENNNITVLVENAGSKDAKSVTVTIDPASPFLEAYSGSRTDFTEVIASRSSHSFSFALDVVDGAAAGVYSIPLTIDYIDDEYNPFRINTTINLRISPQADFKVGTPTTSPPVITKGTTFRMNLPIENTGNKDAESVKAILKTKSYFTGAKTDYLGDIAIGEVKIATFELEADRDTIPDNYETDIKIIWTDGDDRIEMTKSFALVVASGEDVTETSGLSLLITAAAIIIALGAVLFALSRKKK from the coding sequence ATGAAATTTATATTCATCATCTCGTTAGCGATCTTAATCCTGACCGCAACTCAACCCGTACTTGCAGGAACAAATGCCAATATCGTAATATCTGATATAACGCCAACAAATTTAGCTCCTGGCGAGACGAGAGAGATCACACTCACCGTAAAGAACGATGGGAGTCGGGATGCGAGGCATATCACCTTAAACTTTCAGAGCAGTGAATATATTTCTGTAATCGGAACCTCAACAATATATATCAATTCGATCAACGCGTGGTGTGATACCAGCATCAAGATCATGGTCAGGGTGGAAGATGGGATTGATCCAGGGGCGTATTCTATCCCGATAACTGCAAGCTTCGATGAGTATTACTATACAGCCACAACAGGTTATGTGACCTCTGCGATGACTCCAACAACGCTTACCATTGTTTTTGATGTTGAGGGTGAGATATTACTCGATGTTGCAGATATCTCAACAAGTCCGCTTGAGCTTCGAGAGGATAGTGAAAATAATAATATAACTGTTTTGGTGGAGAATGCTGGAAGCAAGGATGCGAAATCGGTCACCGTAACGATCGACCCTGCATCGCCATTTCTTGAAGCTTACTCAGGATCGAGAACAGACTTTACCGAGGTGATTGCATCTCGTTCAAGTCACAGCTTCTCATTTGCGCTTGACGTTGTGGATGGAGCAGCAGCAGGCGTATACTCGATCCCACTCACGATAGATTACATCGATGATGAGTACAACCCCTTCAGGATAAATACCACGATCAACCTCAGGATAAGCCCGCAGGCAGACTTTAAGGTAGGGACACCCACAACCTCGCCTCCTGTGATTACAAAGGGCACAACCTTCAGGATGAACCTACCGATCGAAAACACTGGCAACAAAGATGCAGAATCGGTGAAAGCGATCTTAAAGACCAAATCTTACTTCACAGGCGCAAAGACCGACTACCTTGGTGATATAGCCATTGGTGAAGTGAAGATCGCAACCTTTGAGCTTGAGGCAGACCGTGACACGATTCCTGATAATTACGAGACTGACATAAAGATCATCTGGACAGACGGTGACGATCGGATTGAGATGACAAAGTCGTTTGCGCTTGTGGTTGCATCAGGAGAAGACGTTACGGAAACATCCGGTCTTTCTTTGCTCATCACAGCAGCAGCTATTATTATCGCACTCGGTGCGGTTCTCTTTGCGTTATCAAGGAAGAAAAAATGA
- a CDS encoding glycosyl transferase family 1 — translation MRICFVSTYPPIECGIATYCSNLVEPLRAESNEIYVVSQHGGRGENVFGAFNSSDPDLADRIFNVLTRFTPDVVHIQHEFGLYGPRFGVNIIPLLYSLRIGGVPVVTTIHTIYRDIPREHKIILDPLIRGSDAVIVHEAYQREVIRSTFDNYEPIFVIPHGVRDLEPVKDAKDILGLSGKKVVLLPGYFRPTKGFSRIVKIFPEIVKRVPEATLVVASKMRMVEYSEERNNFFDEIDRSPVRDNIKVFCGQFPQKTFDTIISAADVVPFPYTAGAQSGMLTQVMAFKKPFVASDLDSFKNIAEKSGGGIIATSDDEYIDSISRILEDDKYAAYLSSNIRKYVKSNLRWDIIARKHMEVYHSVYEAPCRDAEYVYIP, via the coding sequence ATGAGGATATGCTTTGTCTCTACATACCCCCCAATAGAATGTGGAATCGCCACATATTGCAGTAATCTGGTAGAGCCACTAAGAGCAGAATCGAATGAGATATATGTGGTATCCCAGCATGGTGGCAGAGGTGAGAACGTCTTTGGAGCATTCAACAGCAGTGATCCGGATCTTGCTGATAGAATATTCAATGTGCTGACCAGGTTTACGCCGGATGTTGTCCATATTCAGCATGAATTTGGCCTCTATGGTCCAAGATTCGGGGTGAACATCATCCCTCTTCTATACAGCTTGCGAATTGGAGGAGTACCGGTCGTTACAACCATTCATACCATCTACAGAGACATTCCCAGGGAACACAAAATAATCTTGGATCCTCTGATAAGGGGGAGCGACGCTGTTATTGTGCATGAGGCGTATCAGCGGGAGGTTATAAGGTCAACGTTTGATAATTATGAACCTATCTTTGTCATCCCACATGGGGTAAGAGATCTTGAACCAGTTAAAGATGCAAAGGACATCCTGGGTTTATCAGGGAAGAAAGTCGTCCTGCTCCCAGGATATTTCAGACCAACCAAAGGATTTTCAAGGATCGTTAAGATATTCCCCGAGATTGTAAAGCGAGTTCCTGAAGCCACACTTGTAGTTGCCAGTAAGATGAGGATGGTGGAGTATAGTGAAGAGAGAAATAATTTCTTTGATGAGATAGATCGCTCGCCTGTGAGAGATAACATTAAGGTTTTTTGTGGTCAATTCCCTCAAAAAACATTCGATACGATAATCTCAGCAGCAGATGTCGTACCATTTCCTTATACTGCTGGAGCTCAGAGTGGCATGCTGACACAGGTCATGGCATTTAAGAAACCTTTTGTAGCATCTGACCTCGATTCGTTTAAGAACATAGCTGAGAAGAGCGGAGGTGGAATTATTGCCACAAGCGATGATGAATATATTGATTCGATATCTCGCATACTCGAAGATGATAAATATGCTGCATATCTTTCCAGTAACATAAGGAAGTATGTTAAAAGTAATCTAAGATGGGATATTATAGCCAGGAAGCATATGGAGGTATATCATAGCGTCTATGAAGCTCCTTGCAGGGATGCTGAGTACGTGTATATTCCCTGA
- a CDS encoding MFS transporter, protein MIQSALDHWADISKRYYAVIIIAALITAAISYVGASEAEIDTDYYGFFYPETRYMEEIRYIQSEFPGTATILILIEADRINARTVLEEDMLTMTRDLVEAVSGIEGVQEVKSVLDLGSSKEEILSSPLEYRGLYIDKELKYSLVTVELDAKEVPEDAVLVETFQKTVDKVDKVGGSDVTITGLLTWGYAWDKSIRYGLRSSLMVGFAAIFFVLLLIFKRITTPFVILIPVSIAVLASFGLMHTIRIPLNFLTAMFGTVTLGLGVDYGIHLIHRYHEEVAKGNDRALNKACMMIGRNTLVTGVTTMAAFSSMAMSPIRMVVEYGIMSFIAISFSALAIFLFMPSLLLLEERIGVKQMNISNFSNMLGVERIIPKTMEKISDFSIKRTMGAVIIIGITLIPIAMGISALTSESDQDMWMPEDDPTMVAWRIVDDEFTDYEYSTILVRADDIRTPEILHAMVEIEESVEDVPGVVEVMGINNVIGVIPNSKTELEDLIASIPAETREKFVNHDYTASLLIIKTDTEIDEALVRQIDDAILYVETPADATFEHASFSTLFAQMESMMEETRGKTTMISIIAVLAILFTFFRSLFRILLAFSPVLFAIIYTIGIMGLMGIPYTPLTVIIATILVGLGTDYAVHFIARLREEREKGSDVREALHITTLNVGEAVVISTCTTMFGFLSLITVDLIPVQQFGIIAAIGLIYAAFFTPVLVSIGSIAQDRILSGLKSIIV, encoded by the coding sequence ATGATTCAGAGTGCACTCGACCACTGGGCTGATATATCGAAGCGATACTACGCTGTGATCATCATAGCAGCACTCATCACAGCAGCCATCTCATACGTGGGCGCGAGTGAGGCTGAGATCGATACCGACTATTACGGCTTCTTCTATCCAGAGACAAGATACATGGAAGAGATCAGATACATACAGTCGGAGTTTCCAGGGACTGCAACGATACTGATACTGATCGAGGCGGATCGGATAAATGCCAGGACGGTGCTTGAGGAAGATATGCTCACAATGACCCGGGATCTCGTCGAGGCGGTCTCTGGTATCGAGGGTGTCCAGGAGGTTAAGAGCGTTCTCGATCTTGGAAGTTCAAAGGAAGAGATCCTATCGAGTCCACTTGAGTATCGAGGTCTGTACATCGATAAAGAACTCAAATACTCGCTTGTTACAGTAGAACTTGATGCGAAGGAGGTACCAGAAGACGCTGTGCTTGTTGAGACATTCCAGAAAACGGTCGATAAGGTGGATAAGGTTGGAGGGTCCGATGTTACGATAACAGGACTTCTGACATGGGGTTACGCATGGGACAAATCGATAAGATATGGACTCAGAAGTTCGCTCATGGTTGGTTTTGCAGCGATCTTTTTTGTCCTGTTACTTATATTCAAACGGATCACAACACCATTTGTAATTTTAATTCCGGTCTCAATCGCGGTTCTTGCAAGCTTCGGATTGATGCATACAATCAGGATTCCACTGAACTTCCTGACAGCAATGTTTGGAACGGTCACGCTGGGACTCGGCGTTGACTATGGAATACATCTCATACACCGCTATCATGAAGAGGTTGCTAAGGGTAACGATCGGGCGCTGAACAAAGCGTGCATGATGATCGGGCGAAACACACTCGTGACAGGGGTCACAACGATGGCAGCATTCTCCTCGATGGCGATGTCACCGATCAGGATGGTCGTTGAGTACGGAATTATGTCTTTTATCGCAATCTCATTCTCTGCACTTGCGATATTTCTCTTCATGCCGTCACTCCTGCTTCTTGAAGAACGGATTGGTGTAAAACAGATGAATATCTCCAACTTTTCAAACATGCTTGGAGTGGAACGCATAATCCCAAAAACAATGGAAAAAATCTCTGATTTCTCGATAAAACGAACCATGGGTGCTGTCATCATCATTGGAATAACACTCATCCCGATCGCGATGGGGATTAGCGCACTTACAAGTGAGAGTGATCAGGATATGTGGATGCCCGAGGATGATCCCACGATGGTTGCATGGCGAATCGTGGATGATGAGTTCACAGATTATGAGTATTCAACGATCCTCGTCAGAGCAGATGACATCAGAACGCCTGAGATTCTGCACGCGATGGTAGAGATTGAGGAGAGTGTGGAAGATGTCCCAGGCGTTGTTGAGGTCATGGGGATCAACAACGTCATCGGCGTAATACCGAATTCCAAAACCGAGCTTGAAGATCTGATTGCATCAATACCAGCAGAAACCAGGGAGAAGTTTGTCAATCACGACTATACAGCATCGCTCCTCATCATAAAGACTGATACCGAGATCGATGAAGCTCTTGTCCGGCAGATTGATGATGCAATACTCTATGTTGAGACACCGGCTGATGCGACATTTGAGCATGCAAGCTTTTCAACATTATTTGCCCAGATGGAAAGTATGATGGAAGAGACAAGGGGTAAAACAACCATGATAAGCATTATCGCCGTCCTTGCGATCCTTTTTACATTCTTCAGAAGTCTGTTCAGGATATTACTTGCATTCTCACCTGTGCTTTTTGCGATAATCTATACCATCGGGATAATGGGACTTATGGGAATTCCATACACCCCTTTAACCGTCATAATCGCAACGATCCTTGTCGGGCTCGGTACAGACTATGCCGTGCATTTTATCGCCAGATTAAGAGAAGAGCGGGAGAAGGGGTCTGATGTGCGGGAGGCGCTGCACATAACAACGCTCAATGTGGGCGAGGCGGTCGTGATATCAACCTGCACCACGATGTTCGGATTCCTATCGCTCATAACCGTTGATCTCATTCCAGTACAGCAGTTTGGTATAATCGCAGCCATTGGACTCATCTATGCTGCATTCTTCACACCTGTACTCGTCTCGATCGGATCTATCGCGCAGGATAGGATCTTATCCGGTCTAAAATCGATCATTGTCTGA
- a CDS encoding histone, which translates to MAILPIAPVDRLVREAGAERVSEGAREALAKILEEEGMKVAKEAIKLAEHAGRKTVKVEDIELAAERV; encoded by the coding sequence ATGGCAATACTTCCAATTGCACCAGTAGATAGGCTTGTGAGGGAAGCGGGGGCAGAGAGAGTGAGTGAAGGCGCCCGCGAAGCTCTTGCGAAGATCCTTGAAGAGGAAGGGATGAAGGTCGCCAAGGAAGCGATCAAACTCGCAGAACATGCAGGCCGAAAAACGGTGAAGGTTGAAGATATCGAACTGGCAGCAGAGAGGGTATAA
- a CDS encoding K+-dependent Na+/Ca+ exchanger-like protein, with the protein MIDHAALVAMKRNVSHHSIGMTLVALVTSLPEFAISTFSSFVGEADIAIANVVGSNITNIALALGLLLLLKPYERKEGCIDAGFMLAITLICGALMLDLQISRIDGLILFLIIFAFIYLMKQKKNYQMGEAYQKTGVTEKEASIWTDILISILGMGGVWIGGWMIINGVVGISTLLGIPSLALSLTVVALGTSLPELATSIIAIRKNVGDIAVGTLIGSNILNIVFVLGTAAMVRPIAVAESIVIYYLPLMIITALLTVIFIKLGRMGRVHGIILLLIYAAFLVGIGMGI; encoded by the coding sequence GTGATCGATCATGCCGCACTTGTTGCTATGAAGCGAAACGTCTCCCATCACAGTATTGGGATGACGCTTGTAGCCCTCGTCACATCATTACCTGAATTTGCGATCTCCACCTTCAGTTCATTTGTTGGCGAGGCGGATATTGCAATCGCAAATGTCGTTGGTTCAAACATAACAAACATCGCGCTTGCTCTTGGCTTATTGCTCCTCTTAAAACCATACGAACGGAAAGAGGGCTGCATTGATGCTGGTTTCATGCTTGCTATCACCCTTATCTGTGGTGCCCTGATGCTCGACTTACAGATCTCACGGATCGATGGTCTGATCCTGTTCCTGATAATATTTGCGTTCATCTACCTCATGAAACAGAAGAAAAACTATCAGATGGGCGAGGCATATCAGAAGACGGGTGTAACAGAGAAAGAAGCTTCAATTTGGACAGATATCTTGATCTCTATTCTTGGGATGGGCGGGGTCTGGATCGGCGGATGGATGATCATAAATGGTGTGGTTGGAATTTCCACCCTTTTAGGCATTCCATCTCTTGCGCTCTCACTCACCGTTGTTGCTCTCGGAACATCACTCCCTGAGCTTGCAACATCCATCATAGCAATCAGGAAGAATGTTGGTGATATCGCTGTTGGAACGCTTATCGGAAGCAACATTCTTAATATCGTATTTGTCCTCGGTACAGCGGCTATGGTAAGACCGATTGCTGTTGCAGAATCAATAGTAATATATTATCTACCTCTGATGATCATAACCGCTCTTTTGACCGTTATATTCATAAAATTGGGTCGTATGGGTAGAGTTCACGGCATAATACTGCTTCTAATCTATGCTGCGTTTCTCGTGGGTATTGGGATGGGGATCTGA